In Cicer arietinum cultivar CDC Frontier isolate Library 1 chromosome 1, Cicar.CDCFrontier_v2.0, whole genome shotgun sequence, one DNA window encodes the following:
- the LOC101504548 gene encoding uncharacterized protein: MENHQNQNKNPNQDLENQHHQQVWGTWEELLLACAVNRHGFKDWDTVAMEVQSRTNRPTLLATAHHCEQKFHDLNRRFIDDVPPPQQNGDADGVDSDHVPWLDKLRKLRVAELRRDVQRSDVSILSLQLQVKRLEDEKAKENDGKENKKPDLVVSDEEQRPENEKTGREMEETEPANSEPDIRRLDESTTNTDNKLLPTTGEESDRDNQSVNESNSTGSRFDAVKTGEVDIKLNSGPVPVHSGPNEPVQTVRKRKSVEEESNNGSYDNEAKVLTCESVPPSEERKVEGDSSELHDSVTHSGERCARESSEVQSSTSLTKRKNRLRRQKASGGDVMPENEEVARVKSEPLVGLLEMIKGHENFSLFERRLASQHDLNRYKDIVRQHVDLETIQSRLQNGHYSSCTTAFFRDLLLLFTNAAVFFPHDSTESRLAQQLHRLVVAETKSNSQAQSDPITQKTDSHPPNAPLSKPDSLLSKHKASAPILVCRKRSSISVKPSTTTIGQKGDQQPIINDKKEKPSSDVKQSLKPSYSESDEEEPPKAKEKPVTGARSRRSNKNLNSNTGNKKLPSNSTPKTGSSGNKPAEATKSEKNRAEGVSDKKKNAAADFLKRIKRNASVEVLRSGGGGGGSSGSSKGGGSSASMKEQKKTVNNGKGEKGKERASRYNDGGGSGSGDKRNRTIESKRSVGRPPKKAAETNVVSTKRGRESSASAGKDKRPKKRSKK; encoded by the exons ATGGAAAACCACcaaaaccaaaacaaaaacCCAAACCAAGACCTAGAGAACCAACACCACCAACAAGTTTGGGGCACGTGGGAAGAGCTTTTACTAGCGTGCGCCGTCAACCGCCATGGCTTCAAAGACTGGGATACCGTCGCCATGGAGGTTCAGTCACGAACCAACCGTCCAACGCTTCTCGCTACCGCACACCACTGCGAACAAAAATTTCACGATCTAAACCGTCGATTCATCGACGACGTTCCGCCGCCGCAACAGAACGGAGACGCCGACGGCGTCGACTCCGATCACGTCCCTTGGCTCGATAAATTGCGGAAACTCCGCGTTGCCGAGCTCCGGCGTGATGTCCAACGCAGCGATGTCTCCATTTT GTCGTTGCAGTTACAGGTTAAGAGATTAGAGGACGAGAAAGCGAAAGAGAATGACggaaaagaaaataagaaaCCAGATCTGGTGGTTTCCGACGAGGAACAGCGGCCGGAAAACGAAAAAACCGGTAGAGAAATGGAAGAAACTGAACCGGCTAATTCTGAACCGGATATTCGTCGGCTCGATGAAAGCACAACAAACACAGATAATAAACTGTTACCAACAACGGGAGAGGAATCGGACCGGGATAATCAATCGGTTAATGAGTCCAACTCAACCGGTTCGAGGTTCGATGCAGTGAAAACCGGTGAGGTTGACATAAAGTTAAATTCCGGTCCAGTTCCGGTTCATTCGGGTCCAAACGAACCGGTGCAAACCGTTAGAAAGAGAAAATCAGTTGAGGAGGAATCAAATAACGGAAGCTATGATAATGAGGCTAAAGTTCTTACGTGCGAGTCGGTGCCTCCGAGTGAAGAGAGGAAAGTGGAGGGTGACTCGTCCGAGTTACATGACTCGGTGACTCATTCGGGGGAGAGATGTGCGAGAGAGAGTAGCGAGGTGCAGAGTTCTACTAGTTTGACGAAGCGGAAGAATAGACTACGGAGGCAGAAGGCTTCCGGCGGAGACGTTATGCCGGAGAATGAGGAGGTTGCGAGGGTGAAATCAGAACCGTTGGTTGGCTTGTTGGAGATGATCAAAGGACATGAGAATTTTTCATTGTTTGAGCGCCGTCTTGCAAGCCAG CATGATTTGAATAGATACAAAGACATCGTGAGACAGCACGTGGACTTGGAAACCATACAATCAAGACTCCAAAATGGTCACTATTCCTCATGCACTACCGCATTCTTCCGCGACCTTCTCCTCCTCTTCACCAACGCCGCCGTGTTCTTTCCTCATGATTCCACCGAATCACGGTTGGCGCAGCAGCTGCACCGCCTTGTTGTTGCCGAGACTAAAAGCAACAGCCAAGCACAATCCGACCCTATCACCCAAAAAACCGATTCACACCCTCCAAACGCACCACTATCTAAACCAGATTCTCTCCTTTCCAAGCACAAAGCCTCTGCTCCTATATTAGTTTGCCGCAAACGCAGTTCAATCTCTGTAAAACCTTCCACAACAACCATTGGCCAAAAGGGTGATCAACAACCCATCATCAATGACAAGAAGGAAAAGCCATCTTCTGATGTGAAACAATCATTGAAACCAAGTTATTCTGAGTCAGACGAAGAGGAGCCTCCTAAGGCAAAGGAAAAGCCTGTCACTGGAGCTAGAAGCAGAAGAAGCAACAAGAATCTCAACAGTAACACTGGCAATAAGAAACTACCCTCTAACTCCACTCCTAAAACAGGGTCCTCGGGGAATAAGCCCGCCGAGGCCACAAAATCGGAGAAGAACAGAGCAGAGGGAGTGTCAGACAAGAAGAAAAACGCCGCCGCCGATTTCTTGAAGAGAATAAAACGAAATGCATCGGTGGAGGTGTTGAGAAGTGGTGGTGGTGGAGGGGGAAGTAGTGGTAGCAGCAAGGGTGGTGGAAGTAGTGCTAGTATGAAAGAGCAGAAGAAAACGGTGAATAATGGAAAAGGGGAGAAAGGGAAAGAAAGGGCTTCAAGGTACAACGATGGAGGAGGGTCAGGTTCAGGTGATAAGAGGAATAGGACTATTGAGAGCAAGAGGAGTGTTGGAAGACCTCCAAAGAAAGCAGCAGAGACCAATGTAGTTAGTACAAAGCGTGGGAGGGAAAGTAGTGCTAGTGCTGGAAAGGATAAACGACCCAAGAAACGTTCTAAGAAATGA